The genomic segment GCTTGAGCCCGGTTCATCCAGCTATCTCGAAAATGATTTCCAACTCGACCGACGTACCGAGTGGAAGGCTTGCGACGCCATACACTAGCCGGCAAGGGTTCTTGTCTTTGCCGAAGACATCTTGCAAAAGCTCTGAAGCACCGTCGGCTACTTTAGGCTGATCGCGGACATCGCCCGAAGTGGCCACTGCGACTCCGAGCCGGATGATCCGCTTCACTTTGTCGAGCGATCCCAGATGCTGCTTCGCGACCGCAAGGCCGTTCAGCGCCGCTAGGCGAGCAGCCGCGCGCCCTGCTTCCACATCGAGTTCCGCCCCAACGCGCCCGATGAATTTGGCTTCTCGGCCTTCAGTGG from the Terriglobales bacterium genome contains:
- a CDS encoding RidA family protein — translated: MKNQNGDDQTEAAGARSMNMGSKDEVLNGNGSHLATAEQRLRQLGIKLPAPPEPFGIYAEAVQTGNLLFLTGMLPTEGREAKFIGRVGAELDVEAGRAAARLAALNGLAVAKQHLGSLDKVKRIIRLGVAVATSGDVRDQPKVADGASELLQDVFGKDKNPCRLVYGVASLPLGTSVELEIIFEIAG